Proteins co-encoded in one Polyangiaceae bacterium genomic window:
- a CDS encoding ammonia-forming cytochrome c nitrite reductase subunit c552, producing the protein MTSNASELRWYQRKSVLLGLLLATAVVSGGIAALLVNISERQAEKRHTFTRVVEVTEQDTDPEKWGRNWPAQYDSYRQTAQRTATRFGGHGGSETLPAQKIERDPWLARMFLGYAFSIDYRDRRGHAFMLHDQESTKRLTKPQSGSCLHCHASIMPLYRELGGGDAMKGFETSYKYSYQDLNKRLHDSGHAHPVSCPDCHEPTTMQLRVTRPGFIQGIAALANSEAGVPAIPSIARWREAGRKGTYDPNRDATRNEMRSFVCGQCHVEYYCAKEMTLTFPWGNGLRVEDAEKFWDETKFANGDQFYDFKHKETGAAVLKAQHPEFEIWSQGIHARAGVSCADCHMPYMREGASKVSDHWVRSPLLNVNRACQSCHRADEKELLGRVDGIQERHHELLQRGGKAIVALIDAVVAAKAGGATDDELKAARDLQRKAQWRLDFVAAENSMGFHAPQETARILALAIDYARQGELSAVKRSVPSVAAPEVPPGAPAASTAAPAGSESPGH; encoded by the coding sequence ATGACGAGCAATGCATCGGAGCTTCGCTGGTACCAACGCAAGAGCGTCCTTCTCGGACTGCTTTTGGCTACGGCAGTGGTTTCCGGAGGGATAGCTGCCCTCCTGGTGAATATCTCCGAGCGCCAGGCTGAAAAGCGCCACACGTTTACTCGAGTCGTGGAGGTCACTGAGCAAGACACAGATCCTGAGAAGTGGGGGAGGAACTGGCCAGCACAGTACGACAGCTACCGGCAGACGGCGCAGAGAACGGCGACGCGCTTTGGAGGTCATGGAGGCAGCGAGACCCTGCCAGCGCAGAAGATCGAGCGTGATCCGTGGCTAGCCCGCATGTTCCTGGGCTACGCCTTTTCGATTGATTACCGGGATCGGCGGGGCCACGCCTTCATGCTGCACGATCAAGAGTCAACGAAGCGCCTGACCAAGCCGCAGTCGGGTTCGTGCCTGCACTGCCACGCTTCCATCATGCCGCTCTACCGCGAGCTCGGCGGTGGTGACGCGATGAAGGGGTTCGAGACGAGCTACAAGTACTCTTACCAGGACCTCAACAAGCGGCTCCACGATTCTGGGCATGCACACCCTGTGAGCTGCCCCGACTGTCACGAGCCGACGACCATGCAGCTCCGGGTTACCCGTCCTGGATTCATCCAAGGGATCGCCGCGTTGGCGAACTCCGAGGCTGGGGTGCCCGCCATACCCTCGATCGCTCGCTGGCGCGAGGCCGGCCGGAAGGGGACGTACGACCCGAACCGAGATGCCACTCGCAACGAGATGCGCTCCTTCGTGTGCGGCCAGTGTCATGTCGAGTACTACTGCGCGAAAGAGATGACACTTACGTTTCCTTGGGGGAATGGGCTGCGCGTCGAGGACGCCGAGAAGTTCTGGGATGAGACCAAGTTCGCCAATGGTGACCAGTTCTACGACTTCAAGCACAAGGAGACGGGTGCTGCGGTCCTGAAGGCGCAGCACCCCGAGTTCGAGATCTGGAGTCAGGGCATTCACGCCCGTGCCGGAGTATCGTGCGCAGACTGCCACATGCCTTACATGCGGGAGGGCGCGTCGAAAGTCAGCGACCATTGGGTGCGGAGCCCACTCTTGAACGTCAACCGTGCGTGCCAGTCATGCCACCGTGCTGACGAGAAGGAACTGCTGGGACGAGTCGATGGAATTCAAGAACGCCACCATGAGCTGCTGCAACGCGGAGGAAAGGCGATCGTCGCCCTGATCGATGCCGTGGTCGCCGCGAAGGCGGGGGGAGCCACTGACGATGAGCTGAAGGCAGCGCGGGACCTTCAGCGCAAGGCGCAGTGGCGCTTGGATTTCGTGGCGGCGGAGAACAGCATGGGGTTCCATGCTCCTCAGGAAACGGCCCGGATTCTGGCGCTCGCCATCGACTACGCTCGACAAGGGGAGCTTTCAGCCGTGAAGCGGAGTGTACCCTCTGTTGCCGCTCCTGAGGTGCCGCCAGGCGCGCCAGCCGCCTCCACCGCGGCTCCAGCGGGTTCTGAGTCGCCTGGACACTAG
- the nrfH gene encoding cytochrome c nitrite reductase small subunit, giving the protein MRRLRLPTAALRVGLVVAFGVAIGVGSHTFRYAEGLSYLKTDPDACANCHIMQPQYDGWQRASHHTSAVCVDCHLPAEFPAKYVAKLENGWRHGEKFTTQTFDEPLRVGPAGERILEANCRRCHDAVVRDSFGESHGSGLIVDPSHDASLRCTHCHAGVGHGVRALVGGPQSSASRK; this is encoded by the coding sequence GTGCGTCGATTGCGACTACCTACCGCAGCACTCCGCGTCGGTCTTGTCGTCGCGTTCGGAGTCGCGATCGGAGTCGGTTCGCATACCTTTCGCTATGCCGAAGGGTTGTCGTACCTGAAGACGGACCCAGACGCCTGCGCCAACTGCCATATCATGCAGCCTCAGTATGACGGCTGGCAGCGCGCCAGCCACCACACTTCTGCAGTATGCGTCGACTGCCACCTGCCCGCGGAGTTTCCTGCCAAGTACGTCGCAAAGCTCGAGAATGGGTGGAGGCATGGTGAGAAGTTCACGACCCAAACTTTCGATGAACCCCTTCGAGTAGGACCTGCTGGAGAGCGAATCCTGGAAGCGAACTGCCGACGCTGTCACGACGCCGTCGTCCGCGATTCGTTTGGAGAGAGCCATGGCAGCGGGCTCATTGTGGACCCGAGCCACGATGCCAGCCTGCGCTGCACACACTGTCACGCCGGCGTTGGACACGGGGTTCGCGCATTAGTCGGGGGCCCACAGAGTTCAGCCTCGAGGAAGTAG